Within Gilvibacter sp. SZ-19, the genomic segment TAAAGACCAATCAGCTAGCGGACCTTGCCAAGGTGATCTCGCATCCGGCAAGAATATCTATCCTTAATTATATAGGAGACTGTGAAGGCTGCTTATGTAAAGACATTGCGGAAAAGATCAGACTGTCTCAGCCAACCACCTCGCAACACTTGCAGGTGATCAAAAAATCAGGCTTACTAAAAAGTCGATTCGAGGGTAAGAGTCAGTATTACACTATCAACAAGGCTAGACTTACTTTGCTAAAAGAACTCTTTCAAGAATTCTTTGAAGCTACGGAAGCCAAATGCTGTTAATAATATAAATATGAACACATCAGAATTATTTACACTGCTAGAGCAGCACAAAAACGCCGCCCTGCTCTTTGAATACAGCCCTGGCCAATTGGTTGGCGCCAACTATCACATCACAGAGGTTAAACACGTGGTCATCGACGCTGTAGATTGCGGCGCTCGCGCCGACGCCTGGAACGAGACTGTGATCCAACTTTGGGAAAGCCCAGAAGAATTAGGAAAAACAGAATACATGAGCGCTTATAAAGCCCTTGGAATCTTAAAGAAAGTGGGCAGTATGCGAGCTTAC encodes:
- a CDS encoding helix-turn-helix transcriptional regulator, with translation MGTSKRHIHSVKTNQLADLAKVISHPARISILNYIGDCEGCLCKDIAEKIRLSQPTTSQHLQVIKKSGLLKSRFEGKSQYYTINKARLTLLKELFQEFFEATEAKCC
- a CDS encoding DUF6428 family protein, giving the protein MNTSELFTLLEQHKNAALLFEYSPGQLVGANYHITEVKHVVIDAVDCGARADAWNETVIQLWESPEELGKTEYMSAYKALGILKKVGSMRAYDTKAVVRFEYGNSLFHTAQLFVNDYEIKENQLLLKLTVAPTDCKAKDVCGVPEPAEVSAANCSPGSGCC